In the genome of Xenopus tropicalis strain Nigerian chromosome 10, UCB_Xtro_10.0, whole genome shotgun sequence, the window TTAGACCAACAGGATGTTTCAACCAAGGTTTTAGCGGACAAGGATTGAGCAGATAGCCCCAGCTCAGAAGGCAGATGTTCCTCTGTTATATGATGTTTCAGTGTTATCATATGTGATACAGTATGGAAATAAATTGTTGCACATTCATAAACCATAAACCTGCTGTCTTTGTATAGATGAAGCTGCTTCTCTCTCTCCTTTTGGCCCTGTGCTGGGCCTCCTGCCAAGGAAACCAAATTAAATGCAAAGACCCCAGTGAAGAGTATCTGAAGAACAAACTCTTCCGCCATGCACCCGATGCTCAAATACTGCTCTTCAAGCCTGATATCAGCCCAGACCAGGAGTTAAGGACATGCCCCAAAAGTGTGAACCACAGCTCAACTCTCATCCAAGAACGAAGCATCTCACCATGGTCGTACAGGTATGCTGGGGAAGCTCTGGTACTAACTAAAATAAGTATATACAGCAGACTAAACAAGGCAGAATTAATATAACTGTTCTTTGGTCACAAAACctcatcatttacagtagggggtacattatcccttataatacatgagtgatactcagagttccctgtataactcagcctgcagccttgtgcctttatatgggcacagaacccctcagtgactgctaatatccttatcatttacagtagggggtacattatcccttataatacatgagtgatactcagagttccctgtataactcagcctgcagccttgtgcctttatatgggcacagaacccctcagtgactgctaatatccttatcatttacagtagggggtacattatcccttataatacatgagtgatactcagagttccctgtataactcagcctgcagccttgtgcctttatatgggcacagaacccctcagtgactgctaatatccttatcatttacagtagggggtacattatcccttataatacatgagtgatactcagagttccctgtataactcagcctgcagccttgtgcctttatatgggcacagaacccctcagtgacttctaattaACCCACATCTCTaatgggggaagcaattttagggaGAGCATCATTTTTAACAGCCAGGCAGGTAAAATGTCGAACCCTATTTCTGTATAATCCTGCAGAACACATAAAtacacaatacaataataaaacaatatatttttgcctttttttttaaacaaaattactTTCTTTTTCAGAATCAACGAAAATGTAAACCGCTACCCAAAACAGATATTGGAGGCCTACTGCCTATGCAAAGGCTGCATTTCATCTCACAACAAGGGGCAAACCACAGTGGTCAGCGTGCCATTCGATAAAGAGGTGCCCGTCTTGCACAAGACCCCCAAGTGTAAGAAAGGGCGCTTTGTCTACAAGCTTCGGTTCATACGGATAGCCCAACTGTGCATCTGTCGGTTTCACTGAGAtggatgggggggctgtttgggcctcagtgtaattgaaatgccagggtctgttttgaatcccagtccagatctgctCCGGAGCTTCTCTTTTAGACAGCCTCTAAGGAAATAGTTTGATCTAAGCAGAAAAGCTACTGTGCTGATTAATAAAATCTTAAGCATTTCTGTACCTAAAACACTGTTTATGCATATAACACCCCAATAGGACGGACTCAAGAAAGGGTGGGACTTGCTGAGAAATAGGTGGAGCTTGAGAAAGGCCATGGCTGGGTATAATAGTTGTGGTTTTGGGTGTGGCCTAAAAATTCCCAATATTGTTATAATGATGGCCTGAAATGAAAACGAGAGCAATAACTCTCATCACGCTGCACCAATGCTGGCTGCTCACAATGGAACTGGTTAAACCCATATCTTCATACAATTTGTATAGCTAAAAGGCCAGTCTGTAGCGCTACATACTTGTACATAAATAGTGTGgaggtttctttttttaatgtaaaataaattgtcCCTGAGTGTTCCACTTCAGCATACACAGGGGAACTGTACCTCCCATAAAGatgtttattatatgtaaaaTCATTTGTAGGCACTATTGAGAACTTTTACATTTTTGGTCAAGTTGATATATTTTTGTAtgctttgtaatatatatatatatatatctttgcttAAATTTATAAATGACTCATTGTGAATttgattattttttatcttttattgccCCACCACTGGCTATGCACTGTATTGCCTATTTGAGCCTTGCTCCCCAGTGGTAATGGAGAAGCAGAAGGAGAGCATGGAGGCACACTTGTCCCAGATCTGGTCTTATCAACTGCTGGGCCCATTTTGGACCATTTATTGGGGGCCCCTAGACTGGCAGGCCAGGAAAAGCTTTATGGTCTGCAGAACAACATGGGACTTGTGCATATTATAtctacactatatttattctgtgtgGTCTAAGCCAGTAAAGGGCACAGCCTTATTGCTGCCAATGGAGCACAAACACTGACCACATGATCAGCAGCCACACAGCTTTGTATATGAGCCTCACCCTAAGGGTCATTTTGAATACCTGGTAACAATgcacttaaaaataaaatttacccAATATAATCAAGTATCAAGTTCCAAACATTTAATCTCTGCAGCAGctacctataacaaccaatacatttggccagtggtgtaactataggagGGGGCAGGTCCCATGACTGTGGAGAAGGGACTTTGCTGGGTTacctgtgagtgagtgtatgcATTTCAGGTTTGGGggcccaaaatatatatttttactgagGGGCCTTGGTCCCTTACACAACTGCATTTGCATTTGCTAAATGTGTTTGTTCCTGCTGAGAAATACCACAATAAGCAAACAGAAACTTGGGCAGATGTTAAGATTAAGAATTTTGAGCACTGTCTTCTGCCTGAGCACATAggtatgacaaaaagtcatatgTTCCAAAGGCCTAACAAGATGCCAAGAGGGGTGTGTGGCCTAGTAGGCCATGCAGTGTGGTGACACCTTTGGGCTGTGGCCAGAAAAAAGCACCATAATTGGCTCTCTCCATAATAGGTCTAACTCCCTACAGAGGTATATTGTGCCAGCTTAATCATCATACTAAGCACAAGTTTCTCTCTTTAACGAAAATTTCTAATCAAACCTATTACTAGCAGGCGGGCCTGTTTCATGAGACGTTCCTGACGTTGGTACCTTCTTGAGAAACAATTAATGGAGCTTATGTGGCAACAGAAAGTTAATGTGTGGGTGTTTCTTCAGTTGGAATCCCATTAAAGTGCAGTGCAGGGCTAATGAGTCAATATTATGTTTATACAGTGGagtaactatgtatacagcagatCCTGTTGTTGCGTGGGGGACTGGGCAACAGGGGGTTCCAGAACCTTTAAATATAGTGGCGCGATTGGTGCCGGAAGGTGTGGCGCAGGAGGGGGTTAGAGAGACTGGTCGCACCTGCAGGAGGAGCAACCAAGTTACGCTGCTGTGTTTATATATGTCTCAGATGTGACTGGGTGGCACCATATTCCAGCCAATTGGAAGCAGCAttaacagttaaggtggccatacacgtaactcTTGCcgggcgaggttgccaagtgagcggatcttttcccgatatccccacctacgggtgggcaatgttgggggaatttaggctaattaggtccccagggccaaacgatcaaattataacaactgtTAAGGGCACactcggttcagggaccacatcaatgagccgatgcggcccccaatccgactgaatcttttaacctgcccgatcaatatctggccaatttcaagccaggTTTAAGTAAGATTCCCACAGGTAAAAGTCCCGGAGCCCTACGGGGTGCAAAATTGCTTGTGTCCATGTAATTGGTGGTACAAAATGTTCTCTGCATCTTGATCCATATAAAATATCCAGTGCAAGGTGTAATGTGCAGCCATGTTGGTGCAAGGGAGCCATGTGCTTACAGCCGGTGCAGTTCAACTCTTTGTGTTCCATTCTGAGCTCTTTGGCTAATGGTGCAAGAGGTGGgtcaacatgtaaaaaaaatatataaaaccccCATGGGGTTTCAGGTACTGTTCCTCCATTACGAAACTTTAAAGTTCAGCACCCGGCTCTCCATGGGAAAGACTTTGTGAGAGGAAATAAATCAAGTTAAGTCTTCTGCTGCCCTTTTACAGctgtcagatgggggtcactgaccctggcagccaaatatCTATAGGTCtcttctattgttattgttactttttattacctatctacCTAATCCCATTCTactatctcattcaaaccactgcctggttgctaggatacattgaaacctagcaaccagatagctgctgaaattccacaaaATTCTAAATCCTCTCACCCTTCAGTCCTTATTTTATGAACCCACTGATAGGTATCTGCACAGGTATCAGTCGGCAGGCCCCTCCTATATGGGGTAATAGGCAGCCCACATGGTCTGTCAGGGCTAAATCAGCAGCTATCAGCCCCTTTATGACCAGCTTAAGGAAGGAGGGCCTAGCATTATATCAGGTAGGTTCAGtattacttacagtatatgtgGAAAAGCATGCCACCAAGACCAGAATTTATAAACGTGGCAAGGAATAGAAATGTGAGAGACTGCTGGCTACTGTCTGGGAGCTGCTTCTGAGTGTCCTGCTACAGGTGCTTTTCTGAAATAGagccccagtgcatgctgggaatgcAGGTGGAGAGAATGTCCCAGTGGGAAGGTGTGTGGGCCTACTGGAAGTAAAGCACCCTGTGGCCATTGCTGTGGCTGTCGAGGGCCCTGAGGGATCCTATTCCTAACCCAGCTGCTGTATGAGAATGGAGGTAGGATCAGTTTTTAgaacttttattttctaattgtaTATGCCACTGGGAAATCCCACCATGTCATAACAGCATTTAAGTACTAAGGTGTGTCCCTCTCCCTGGCACAGAAAGCAAGGGCACACACACACGCTGTGGCACATGAGCCAAtcagtgggcagagctgtgccttCTACTCCCATACATCTTCCTGTACAATTAGAAACTACATTATTTTCCTCAGGAGTTTAGTGAGGGAGTCaaccatcacaaaatggaggcCGACACACAAACCATTACTGACAAACAAACCAAGAGCTGCGACTTTTACTCCCATACATCTTCCTGTACAATTAGAAACTACATTATTTTTCCCTGTCAGGAGCTCAGTGAAGGGGTCaaccatcacaaaatggaggcCGACACACAAACCAAGAGCCATGACTTTTACTCCCACAACATCTTCCTACTTCCTGTACAATTagacaccatgtttttttttctgtcaggAGCTCAGTGAGGGCAGAGTTGGACTGGTCGGCCTCGGCAGCCCAGACCCTTGCCGACACTCCACCTGCACGACCGTTCCTCTGCCCTCTCCTCCTCTGCACCCCAATCAGGCAGGAGGGGATATAGGGGGTCAATCAGGCAAGGGGGTCAGTGTGGCTCCCCAATACCATGGGTCAGCTCTTCTTCAGACTTGGCGATGCTCCAGCCAAGAGACAGGGGAAGAAATGTCACAGCGAGGGGAAACCCATGTGGAAGTGAAAGCGCACTCCCCGGTCCTGCTGCAGATTCTTAGGGGAGAACGTCGGGTGgcggaccctgcggggggttaggggggcccctttgggggggttaggggacgtggctggtgggggcacctgcagtgcCCCTGGGCAggagctccggtgggccctgcaccccccagtcagaccctgagTGAGGGGGGTCAACCATGACAAAATGGAGGCTTAAACACAAACCAAGAGTCGTGACTTTTACTCCCACAGCATCTTCCTACTTCCTGTACAATTAGATGCCACATTGTTCCTGTCAGGAGCTCAGAGAGAGGGTcgaccatcacaaaatggaggcTTACACACAAACCAAGAGCCGTGACTTTTACTCCCATACATATTTCTGTACAATTAGACACCacaccccccccacaccccctcctAAACTGAAAGATAAGAGTAGGGGTCCAAGGGGGGGCAGAATCGTGAAAGCCGCCTCAGGAGGCATTTGGGCTATAAGTGCCCCTGTCACAAACCACCCCCTTTTGTCACCGCTCCCTGGCAGGCTGGTAAATGGCAACCCTAGATGTAATTGTGGTGGAAGATTTTCAATATGGCAGCTTTAAGATAAAaatcctattttttatttttttttaaaagaaaaatatcttattcccaaacatcatttttttcttaggaagcatttgtttttatgtttgggcggcaaaattacatttacatatttacatttttatacaccATGCATTTAAATATGGTTCTAATCTTTATTTAACTGGTAAACGTGCAGCACAAAAGTGTGTTTTACGCCAGGGGCTGGGTCAGCGCTATTAGCAATGTCTGCAGAAATCGTATGCAGTTTGTGCCCAGAGGTAGGCCGTGCATACCAATCGTGCCCCGAGGCATGGCATAATATTGTCGTGCCCTTATTTGAGTAAGGAAATGCATCAGGAGATGGAGGAGATGAATGAAATGGAAGATTTGAATGTATCATCAGGGACAATATGAATGCAAATTCTTATTTCTTCTGAGCTCCACTTGCTCTTAGAGACTGTCAGGGGgaatatatcatattttatttactaaaataaatagggcatcttgtaaaaaaagaaacattttcacTTAAAGGGTACAtaatgtgtgaaaaacaatactgcaccaatgaattgtactcatctaaatatagaaggaatgtgctctaAAAAGCGctgatttattgaacatttctgcaaaaccccactagtccaacccatctgttccactttctgaTGCCtttctttcccaggctgtgcaggggggccgtgGCACTCAGCatcctgcactgtaggataggaacaaatcagcagctaggctgacctgatagagaactgaagcctgtctttgcttgtgtgactgcagggctgtgattggctactcccctcctactgtgcttctggcagggactgttagaatATTTTtccagatagtattaatttttagaccaaagtaaaaccagcatagggcaggcatagtatggcacacacaggcagcatagggcaggcagagtatggcacacacaggcagcatagggcaggcagagtatggaacatacaggcagcatagggtaggcagagtatggcacacacaggcagcatagggcaggcagagtatggcacacacaggcagcatagggcaggcaaagtatggcacacacaggcagcatagggcaggcagagtatggcacacacaggcagcatagggcaggcaaagtatggcacacacaggcagcatagggcaggcaaagtatggcacacacaggcagcgcatggcaggcagagtatggcacacacaggcagcatagggcaggcagagtatggcacatgcaggcagcgtatggcacacacaggcagcatagggcaggcagagtatggaacatacaggcagcatagggtaggctgagtatggcacacacaggcagcaaagggcaggcagagtatggcacacactggcagcatagggcaggcagagtattgcacacacagggagggtaaggcaggcagagtatggaacacacaggcagcgcatggcaggcagagtattgcacatacctgcagcatagggcaggcagagtatggcacacacaggcagcatagggcaggcaaagtatggcacacacaggcagcatagagcagttagagtatggcacacacaggcagggtagggcaggcagagtatggcacacacaggcagcatatggcaggcagagtatggtacacacaggcagcatagggcaggcagagtatggtacacacaggcagcatagggcaggcagagtatggcacacacaggcagcatagggcaggcagacacaatgctggcactgctaaTACAGTCTGtttaaggtgtgaacaatgtgggcccTTATAGtgtgagcctgagttgtgaacaataaAGGGGCTTAAAGGTGtatacaatacagggggattacagcctgaatctgagatgtgagcagtgcagggggccagttaatctcagtactgataccatttacagctcgcacaaaggtaagccatcacagcagccagataggtggggccagatgtggcccgctGGCtggcagttggacagcactggcctacagGATTAGAGTTTTTGTTTCTAattctatatgtctcctttaaaaaaagaaggaaaggtgtAATCACTGGCCGGTGCTAAAATGTTATAGATATAAACTGCATCATCCTGGAGGAACTCCTTTAGGGGCTCATTCCGGGGGGTAgttgggtgcctaacatttggactaaggatgcaccaaatccagttgTAGGATcaagccaaaccccaaatcctttgccgaataccgaaccaaatccgaatcctaattggtATATGCAAGGGAACTGCACATGAAGGGTGCAGTGAAagattttcaacttccgtgtttatttgacaaaaagtcaaatgattttaagaattcggatttggttcagcgaGAGGCATGGATTtgaccgaatccgaatcctgctgaaaaagccgaATATTGGTCAaattctgaaccaaatcctgCATTCGGGGCATGCCTAATATGGACTCCCTAGTCATTATAGCTTTCCTGTTGCtatattgcacaagtgcagtaggCCGTAGCAACCAATCTGATTGGGCAGAGATATAACATGATATTGTGTCATTGCAGTTCTTTGGCATTACTCAGCATGACTTATACTTAGTAAAAAGGTGTTGTTTGCATTCCTTGTTCCTCCCCTACTCCTAACAAAGCAACAGTATTCCATATTCCTGCTATTTCCAACCCAATTGGACACCCAGCCGGACATAAAAGCATCCCATGATGTATCAGTTACACTAAATAGACCCTGAGGGACATTTTTTATTTAGGTTCCACCAGGGAACCTGATACCCTCCATGTTCTGATTTCAATACACAACCTATATAGTGTTTGTTACAGGCACAAGGCCAAGTCTCTGCTCAGTAGGCGTAACATCTCAGTGCCTGTGTGTCCCAGACATCAGTCATAGACATTATTTggtaaagctgtccatacatggAGACATAAAAGCTGCCACATCAGTCACTCAAAAATATGTTGGCAGCTTATGGGCCTATGTATGGGCCCCCAAATATATGCAGATGTCAGGCAGGCAGCCGTTGATGTGTGGTCCTTTCTGGATGGGCCTCTGTAGGCCTTACATTACCATTTATGCCCAGATGTATAGTCTATGGACACTGGGACAGGCCTAGGGTGGTGAGAAGAATAGGTTATTACAATGTAACATGCTTGGAGGAGCTAGAATCAAACGGATAGGAACCAGTCAATGGCTGCCATCaggaatcatggggccccatacaacTAAAGTAGCAGGTTTCCTAgagatcagtcagtaacacaggagGGATCGGTCAGTAACACAGGAGGGATCAGTCAGAAGCAATAAGGGATCACTCAGCAACACTAGTGGGTCAGTCAGTAACAAGTGGATTTATAATCCTTTGAGCACGTATATGTGTATTGTTAGTTGTGGCATAGTAATCCCCAATGTTTGAGCCACAGTGCACCATTGCTTGTATAACCTCTTCTTACCCCTGTCATATTTTTTGAGTGGCTTTATCCTTTCCCAGCCATAGAGATGGCTCCTATTGTATTCCTCCCTGCAAAGTTCTCTCCATCTCATTTCAGAGTTTTCCTCCCCACTGTCCATTCTCTCCCACTGCCCTCCTCCTCCTCACCTCCCTGCTCTGATAGCTCCCCAGCAATGGTTGGAACAGAAAGGTGTTTACATGTGTGCAGGCTCCCTTTCTTCCCTATTGCTCTGCCTGCAGAACTGGTCTATTGACTCTTGGGGTTGCCAGGTAATGTCCCTTACtcacaatttatatataaaagactCCATAGGCTCATAATCTATGAACAATCGGAGCCACGTGAAGCACGTAAAAATCGCACCAACTGCCTGACTCATAAACAAACAGACTGCCTGTCAAGTTACATGATAACCCTCTGCAAGATTCCTTACTCTTAAAGGGACACCAGCATCAAAATACCCACTTTTGTACTTCccaagaaatggcaaaaaatgcacagaatgtggaaCACTTTTAAGCTTGCATAGTAAAATGTTATTGCTAAATCTCATTCATCTGATCTGATACCCATTGATCCCCAGCAgtaacagcagtcctgccctgctttatggctgagagtctAGCTTTATTGGTTCTACACTTTGTTTTTATGCGTCAGATTTCTGAGCTCTttggctaatgtcagaccaggcattTGACAGAGAGACCTTTGCTTGTTGTCACAGGTACATCCAAAATATAAAAGCTTATatattgaaagaaaatataattctaaacaactttccaatacaaaTGACTTGCTGTTGACCGCAGAGTTTGTTTATCTGCACCACTGAGTGAACAGACCTGTCTTGGAGGAAAGTTCACCTccttgtttcaaaagtcagaccCAGGAGTGCAGAATGGGGAATCATTGCTTTCATTTACAATTATATGATCCCCTATATTAATCCACAGCAGGGAATAACAGGATCTTCTACCGCTAAAATGCAGTGATGGAATCACAAAAAGGAATTGTGTAATAAGCGACTCAGAAAGtgtcggacttgggggtgcagggtcctCCAGGGCTGCCGCTCCAGGGGCCCCACAATCCCCCCAAGGGACCCC includes:
- the LOC100494099 gene encoding interleukin-17D; its protein translation is MKLLLSLLLALCWASCQGNQIKCKDPSEEYLKNKLFRHAPDAQILLFKPDISPDQELRTCPKSVNHSSTLIQERSISPWSYRINENVNRYPKQILEAYCLCKGCISSHNKGQTTVVSVPFDKEVPVLHKTPKCKKGRFVYKLRFIRIAQLCICRFH